In a genomic window of Paroedura picta isolate Pp20150507F chromosome 14, Ppicta_v3.0, whole genome shotgun sequence:
- the SALL1 gene encoding sal-like protein 1 isoform X3 has translation MEAEASCAGQGAGAGSQPLSGSTASSNGSTMGTSATTTSLPQTGDLTTLGSFSVINSNVIIENLQSTKVAVAQFSQEARCNGASTGKLAVPALMEQLLALQQQQILQLQLIEQIRHQILLLASQSADPPPSSNPPPGKLRASANPLSALSSHLSQQLAAAAGLAQSLASQSAGISGAKPLAPVQLPQNNSGNALIPSSSGSSPNITLAAAALTTPPSEKVATNAGGPALSNPPAPVSSSPAFAISSLLSPVSNPLLPQPAPGHSVFPGPLSNLGTPAEDLNPLAALAQPRKSQPPNVTAFEAKSASDEAFFKHKCRFCAKVFGSDSALQIHLRSHTGERPFKCNICGNRFSTKGNLKVHFQRHKEKYPHIQMNPYPVPEHLDNIPTSTGIPYGMSIPPEKPVTSWLDSKPVLSTLATSVGLPLPPTIPSLTPFIKTEEPQPIPITYPASSPPCSIKSDSGSVDPAGKNSNGHLVEGEVGALLPSHSKLEENTPTSSSVAGLNHSVTSPATDSSSNSMVAFTNPLIPLMSEKFKAKFPFGGLLDSTSASETSKLQQLVENIDKKASDPNECIICHRVLSCQSALKMHYRTHTGERPFKCKICGRAFTTKGNLKTHYSVHRAMPPLRVQHSCPICQKKFTNAVVLQQHIRMHMGGQIPNTPVTEHYPESMESDTGSFDEKNFDDLDNFSDDNMEDCPDSSVPDTPKSVDASQDSLSSSPLPPEMSSIAALENQMKMINAGLVEQLQASLKSVENGSVEGDITTNDSSSVGGDVESQSAGSPALSESTSSMQALSPSNSTTDYHKSPSVEEKPPRTLSSDFANGWPPALANGGALDLTSGNPEKLVIKEESLSMLFPFRDRGKLKNTACDICGKTFACQSALDIHYRSHTKERPFICTVCNRGFSTKGNLKQHMLTHQMRDLPSQLFEPNSNLGPNQNSSTIPTNSLVSLIKTEVNGFGHGSPQDSKEAPPILIAPGPLPSSATSPVLLPTLPRRTPKQHYCNTCGKTFSSSSALQIHERTHTGEKPFACTICGRAFTTKGNLKVHMGTHMWNSTPARRGRRLSVDGPMTFLGSNPVKFPDMFPKDLAARSGNGDPSSFWNQYAAALSNGLAMKTNEISVIQNGGIPPIPGSLGNGSTSPISGLTGNLEKLQNSEPNSPLAGLEKMTGSENGTHFRFTRFVEDGKEIVTN, from the exons ATGGAGGCCGAAGCGTCCTGCGCGGGTCAGGGTGCCGGCGCTGGTTCCCAGCCTCTCAGCGGCAGTACGGCGAGCAGTAACGGCTCCACAATGGGTACCTCAGCTACAACAACCTCTCTACCTCAGACGGGAGACCTGACGACGCTCGGCAGCTTCTCCGTGATCAATAGCAACGTCATCATCGAGAACCTTCAGAGCACGAAGGTGGCGGTCGCGCAGTTCTCGCAGGAGGCCCGGTGCAACGGCGCCTCGACTGGCAAGCTCGCCGTCCCGGCCCTCATGGAGCAGCTTCTGGCCTTGCAGCAGCAACagatcctccagctgcagctgatCGAGCAGATCCGTCACCAAATATTATTGCTGGCCTCCCAGAGCGCGGACCCGCCGCCGTCTTCGAACCCGCCTCCCGGCAAGCTACGGGCGTCCGCCAACCCCTTGTCCGCGTTAAGTTCCCACTTGTCCCAGCAGCTGGCCGCGGCGGCCGGATTGGCACAAAGCTTGGCGAGCCAGTCGGCCGGCATCAGCGGCGCGAAGCCACTGGCCCCCGTACAGCTACCTCAGAACAACTCTGGCAACGCTCTGATTCCATCCAGTAGCGGCTCGTCTCCAAATATTACCCTCGCGGCGGCAGCCCTGACAACGCCGCCCTCTGAAAAAGTGGCTACAAACGCTGGCGGCCCAGCCCTCAGCAATCCCCCAGCGCCCGTGTCCTCTTCCCCGGCTTTTGCAATAAGCAGCCTGTTAAGCCCTGTTTCAAACCCTCTTCTACCTCAGCCCGCCCCCGGCCACTCTGTGTTCCCCGGTCCTTTGTCGAATCTCGGGACGCCTGCAGAGGACTTGAACCCTTTGGCCGCTCTGGCCCAGCCGAGGAAAAGCCAGCCGCCCAACGTCACAGCCTTCGAAGCAAAAAGTGCTTCCGACGAAGCGTTCTTTAAGCATAAGTGCAGGTTCTGTGCGAAAGTGTTTGGAAGCGACAGTGCCTTGCAGATCCACCTGCGCTCCCACACCGGGGAGAGGCCGTTCAAATGCAACATCTGCGGAAACCGGTTTTCCACCAAGGGGAACTTAAAGGTCCACTTTCAGCGTCACAAAGAAAAATACCCTCACATTCAAATGAACCCCTACCCCGTGCCCGAGCATTTGGACAATATCCCCACCAGCACGGGTATTCCGTACGGAATGTCGATACCCCCCGAAAAGCCCGTCACCAGCTGGCTGGACAGCAAGCCCGTCTTGTCAACACTGGCCACATCTGTTGGCTTGCCTCTCCCGCCCACCATTCCAAGCTTGACCCCCTTCATCAAAACAGAGGAGCCTCAGCCTATTCCCATCACTTATCCGGCTTCCAGCCCCCCATGTTCCATCAAAAGTGACTCTGGCTCGGTTGATCCTGCTGGGAAAAACTCAAATGGGCATCTCGTTGAAGGGGAAGTAGGTGCTTTGCTGCCCTCCCACAGCAAGCTGGAAGAGAACACTCCGACGTCCAGCTCTGTCGCGGGTCTCAACCATTCTGTAACCTCACCGGCCACAGATTCGAGTTCCAACAGCATGGTGGCTTTCACCAACCCTCTCATTCCTCTCATGTCTGAAAAATTTAAGGCAAAGTTTCCATTTGGAGGGCTCTTGGACTCAACGTCGGCCTCTGAGACTTCCAAACTGCAGCAGCTGGTGGAAAACATCGACAAAAAGGCATCCGATCCCAACGAGTGTATCATTTGCCACCGGGTTCTCAGTTGCCAGAGTGCGCTAAAGATGCACTACCGCACGCATACGGGCGAAAGGCCCTTCAAGTGCAAAATCTGCGGCCGCGCCTTCACAACAAAAGGCAACTTAAAGACCCACTATAGCGTTCACCGTGCCATGCCCCCGCTGAGAGTACAACATTCCTGCCCCATCTGCCAGAAGAAGTTCACCAACGCTGTTGTGTTACAGCAGCACATCCGCATGCATATGGGTGGCCAGATACCCAACACCCCCGTGACGGAGCACTATCCCGAGTCGATGGAATCGGACACGGGGTCTTTCGACGAGAAGAACTTTGACGACCTGGACAACTTCTCTGACGACAACATGGAAGACTGTCCTGACAGTAGCGTGCCAGATACGCCTAAATCAGTCGACGCATCTCAAGATAGTTTATCGTCTTCTCCGTTGCCACCGGAAATGTCAAGTATTGCTGCTTTAGAGAATCAGATGAAGATGATCAATGCAGGACTTGTGGAGCAACTACAAGCCAGCTTGAAGTCTGTGGAGAACGGCTCAGTGGAAGGGGACATCACGACAAATGACTCGTCATCTGTCGGTGGCGATGTGGAAAGCCAAAGCGCCGGAAGTCCTGCTCTCTCAGAGTCTACCTCTTCTATGCAGGCCTTGTCCCCGTCCAACAGCACGACCGATTACCACAAGTCTCCCAGTGTTGAAGAGAAACCACCAAGGACGTTATCCAGCGACTTTGCCAACGGCTGGCCTCCGGCCCTTGCAAATGGCGGCGCTTTGGACCTGACATCGGGAAACCCGGAGAAACTGGTGATCAAGGAAGAGTCCTTGAGCATGCTGTTCCCTTTCCGAGACAGAGGCAAACTTAAAAACACGGCGTGCGACATTTGTGGCAAAACGTTTGCTTGTCAGAGTGCCTTGGACATTCATTACAGAAGTCATACCAAAGAGAGACCATTTATTTGCACAGTTTGCAATCGTGGCTTTTCCACAAAGGGTAATTTGAAGCAGCATATGTTGACACATCAAATGCGAGATCTACCATCCCAGCTCTTTGAACCCAACTCGAATCTCGGCCCGAATCAGAACTCATCGACGATCCCGACTAACTCTCTTGTGTCGCTCATCAAGACGGAGGTCAACGGTTTCGGACACGGCTCTCCTCAGGACAGCAAGGAGGCTCCGCCCATTCTCATTGCCCCGGGGCCTTTGCCATCTTCTGCAACCTCTCCCGTTTTGCTTCCCACACTGCCCCGGAGGACGCCGAAGCAGCATTATTGCAACACCTGCGGGAAGACTTTTTCCTCTTCCAGCGCATTGCAGATTCACGAAcggacccacacgggagagaagcctttTGCCTGCACTATATGTGGACGAGCTTTCACAACGAAAGGCAACCTGAAG GTTCACATGGGCACCCACATGTGGAATAGCACCCCGGCCAGACGAGGGCGACGGCTTTCGGTGGACGGTCCCATGACTTTCCTGGGAAGCAACCCTGTCAAATTTCCAGACATGTTCCCAAAAGATTTGGCTGCGAGGTCCGGAAACGGCGACCCTTCCAGCTTCTGGAACCAGTACGCGGCTGCTCTCTCCAACGGCTTGGCAATGAAGACGAACGAGATTTCGGTCATTCAAAATGGTGGCATCCCTCCAATTCCGGGCAGCCTGGGAAACGGCAGCACTTCTCCGATTAGCGGCTTGACGGGGAATTTGGAGAAGCTCCAGAATTCCGAGCCGAACTCACCTCTAGctggtctggagaaaatgacaggcaGCGAGAACGGGACACACTTCCGTTTCACGCGTTTTGTGGAAGACGGCAAAGAGATTGTAACGAATTAG